One Cellulomonas sp. NS3 genomic region harbors:
- the nirD gene encoding nitrite reductase small subunit NirD: MTAAQVEDLVTDGELTWVEVCRLDDLAPERGAAALVGGDQVALVRLLDDRVLAVQQLDPFCGAYVMSRGIVGTRSVDGVDVPTVASPMYKQVFDLTTGRCLDAVGKEPVDLRTWPVRVVAGSVQVGVAAGSVAVGGAG, from the coding sequence GTGACTGCTGCCCAGGTGGAGGACCTCGTGACCGACGGCGAGCTGACGTGGGTCGAGGTGTGCCGGCTCGACGACCTCGCCCCCGAGCGCGGCGCGGCGGCGCTCGTCGGCGGCGACCAGGTCGCGCTCGTCCGGCTGCTCGACGACCGCGTGCTGGCGGTCCAGCAGCTCGACCCGTTCTGCGGCGCGTACGTGATGTCGCGCGGCATCGTGGGCACCCGGTCGGTCGACGGTGTCGACGTCCCGACCGTCGCGTCGCCGATGTACAAGCAGGTGTTCGACCTCACGACCGGCCGGTGCCTCGACGCCGTCGGCAAGGAGCCCGTCGACCTGCGGACGTGGCCGGTGCGCGTCGTGGCCGGCTCGGTGCAGGTCGGCGTCGCGGCCGGCTCGGTCGCCGTCGGGGGTGCCGGGTGA
- the cobA gene encoding uroporphyrinogen-III C-methyltransferase, producing the protein MTALLGLRLTGRRVVVAGGGPVAARLVQDLLVEGPRVLVVAPQLCEALLDMHRWGLVEWRAAEVRAKDLDGAWLVQTATGDRATDAAVAGWAEERRVFCVTSGDVRGGTARTPATTRLGDVLVGVVATSAAAGASRGSPGGPGAASASGPADARRIAGVRDSIAAHLRRGGADLRRRRAPVPGQGRVVLVGGGPGAVDLLTVRARQALAEADVVVTDRLGPTAVLDELPADVEVIDVGKTPGNHAVPQHEINRILVERAQRGEVVVRLKGGDPFVYGRGGEEVLACREAGVPVTVVPGVSSAFAVPVAAGIPLTHRGTVGSVQVVNGHDGLSRAALAGLCDASLTLVVLMGVSMLDELVATALGAGTDPATPVAIIESGTLDAQRVTRAPLDGIAAAAREAGVRAPAVIVVGAVAADGLLVPPPPPDDGPDTRPTSGQDTMTS; encoded by the coding sequence GTGACGGCGCTGCTCGGGCTCCGGCTGACCGGCCGGCGCGTCGTCGTCGCGGGCGGCGGCCCGGTCGCGGCCCGGCTCGTGCAGGACCTGCTCGTCGAGGGCCCGCGCGTCCTCGTGGTCGCCCCGCAGCTGTGCGAGGCGCTGCTCGACATGCACCGCTGGGGGCTCGTCGAGTGGCGCGCGGCGGAGGTCCGCGCGAAGGACCTCGACGGCGCGTGGCTCGTGCAGACCGCGACCGGTGACCGGGCGACGGACGCCGCGGTCGCCGGGTGGGCCGAGGAGCGCCGGGTCTTCTGCGTGACGTCGGGCGACGTGCGCGGCGGGACGGCCCGCACGCCCGCCACGACCCGCCTCGGGGACGTCCTCGTGGGGGTCGTGGCGACGTCGGCCGCGGCCGGGGCGTCACGGGGCTCACCCGGCGGGCCCGGCGCGGCGAGCGCCTCCGGGCCCGCGGACGCCCGCCGGATCGCCGGCGTGCGCGACTCGATCGCCGCGCACCTGCGCCGGGGCGGTGCCGACCTGCGTCGCCGCCGAGCGCCGGTGCCCGGGCAGGGCCGGGTCGTGCTCGTCGGCGGGGGACCGGGCGCGGTCGACCTGCTGACCGTCCGGGCGCGTCAGGCGCTCGCCGAGGCGGACGTCGTCGTGACCGACCGCCTCGGCCCGACGGCGGTGCTCGACGAGCTGCCCGCCGACGTCGAGGTGATCGACGTCGGCAAGACCCCCGGCAACCACGCCGTCCCGCAGCACGAGATCAACCGGATCCTCGTCGAGCGGGCCCAGCGCGGCGAGGTCGTCGTGCGCCTCAAGGGCGGCGACCCGTTCGTCTACGGGCGCGGCGGCGAGGAGGTGCTCGCGTGCCGCGAGGCCGGGGTGCCCGTGACCGTCGTCCCCGGCGTGAGCAGCGCGTTCGCCGTCCCCGTTGCGGCCGGCATCCCGCTCACGCACCGCGGGACCGTGGGCTCGGTGCAGGTCGTCAACGGGCACGACGGGCTCTCCCGCGCCGCGCTCGCCGGGCTGTGCGACGCGTCGCTGACCCTCGTGGTGCTCATGGGCGTCAGCATGCTCGACGAGCTCGTCGCGACCGCGCTCGGCGCCGGCACCGACCCGGCGACCCCCGTCGCGATCATCGAGAGCGGCACGCTCGACGCGCAGCGCGTGACCCGCGCCCCGCTCGACGGGATCGCCGCCGCGGCCCGCGAGGCGGGCGTGCGCGCGCCCGCCGTCATCGTCGTCGGAGCGGTCGCGGCCGACGGCCTCCTGGTGCCCCCGCCGCCGCCGGACGACGGGCCCGACACACGACCGACATCCGGCCAGGACACAATGACCTCGTGA
- a CDS encoding uroporphyrinogen-III synthase codes for MAGVVVLVTADRRSAELGAALARRGAVIRHAPALSMVPNQDDAALIAGTRALLADPPDVVVVTTGIGFRGWIEAADAVGIADQLTTVLRRARIVARGPKARGAIQAAGLQADWVAESETSAEIAQVLLDEGVAGLRVAVQHHGAGADGLDRAFEVAGAQVRSLVVYRWGPPPDPEALTASVRAVAAGEIDAVVFTSAPGAAAWLAAAEEAGVLPTVVRLAGRGQVVTAAVGPVTAKPLVEHGITPIVPDRGRLGSLVRTLVAHYGGLQTLDTVAGPLQVHRGAAVLDGRVLPLSPSGLEVLRLLAAARGAVVPRSDLLSVLPGDSQDPHAAEVAVARLREATGSRALIRTVVKRGYRLELVSEG; via the coding sequence ATGGCGGGGGTCGTCGTGCTCGTGACCGCGGACCGCCGGTCGGCCGAGCTCGGCGCGGCCCTCGCCCGCCGCGGCGCCGTGATCCGGCACGCCCCGGCCCTCAGCATGGTCCCCAACCAGGACGACGCCGCGCTCATCGCGGGCACCCGCGCGCTCCTCGCCGACCCGCCCGACGTCGTCGTCGTCACGACCGGCATCGGCTTCCGCGGCTGGATCGAGGCGGCCGACGCCGTCGGCATCGCCGACCAGCTCACCACCGTGCTCCGACGTGCCCGGATCGTCGCGCGCGGGCCCAAGGCGCGCGGGGCGATCCAGGCCGCGGGGCTCCAGGCCGACTGGGTGGCGGAGTCCGAGACGAGCGCCGAGATCGCCCAGGTGCTGCTCGACGAGGGCGTCGCCGGGCTCAGGGTCGCCGTGCAGCACCACGGTGCGGGGGCCGACGGGCTCGACCGCGCGTTCGAGGTCGCGGGCGCGCAGGTCCGCAGCCTCGTCGTGTACCGCTGGGGCCCGCCGCCCGACCCGGAGGCGCTCACCGCGTCGGTGCGGGCGGTCGCCGCGGGGGAGATCGACGCCGTGGTGTTCACGTCGGCGCCCGGCGCGGCCGCGTGGCTCGCGGCCGCCGAGGAGGCCGGCGTCCTGCCGACCGTCGTGCGGCTCGCCGGGCGCGGGCAGGTCGTCACCGCGGCGGTCGGACCGGTCACCGCGAAGCCGCTCGTCGAGCACGGGATCACCCCGATCGTCCCGGACCGCGGCCGGCTCGGGTCGCTCGTGCGCACGCTCGTCGCGCACTACGGCGGGCTGCAGACGCTCGACACGGTCGCGGGCCCGCTCCAGGTGCACCGGGGCGCCGCGGTGCTCGACGGCCGGGTGCTCCCGCTCTCGCCGTCGGGCCTCGAGGTCCTGCGGCTGCTCGCCGCGGCGCGCGGGGCCGTCGTCCCGCGCTCCGACCTGCTCTCCGTGCTGCCGGGCGACTCGCAGGACCCGCACGCCGCCGAGGTCGCCGTCGCGCGGCTCCGGGAGGCCACCGGCAGCAGGGCCCTGATCCGCACGGTGGTCAAGCGTGGCTACCGGCTCGAGCTCGTGAGCGAGGGATGA
- a CDS encoding sirohydrochlorin chelatase, producing MTHTTPPVLVGCSHGTDSVAGRAAIRSILDAIRRQRPDLDVREAFVDVQQPEVPDVVAGAVERDGSTAVVVPLLLSVGFHVRVDIAESVEGHPAVAAAPLGPDPRLVDLLADRLAEAGLRDDDAVVLAAAGSTDPAAAVAVEAVGSGLAERLGRGVHIGYGAGTTPRVPEAVAAARATGAPRVVVAAYLLAPGFFHDRVLEAGGDVVSAPLAPDDRLAAIALDRYAAACARLEAPAAR from the coding sequence ATGACGCACACGACGCCACCGGTGCTCGTGGGGTGCTCGCACGGCACCGACAGCGTGGCCGGCCGGGCCGCGATCCGCTCGATCCTCGACGCGATCCGGCGGCAGCGCCCCGACCTGGACGTGCGCGAGGCGTTCGTCGACGTCCAGCAGCCCGAGGTCCCGGACGTGGTCGCGGGCGCGGTCGAGCGGGACGGCTCGACGGCCGTCGTCGTGCCGCTCCTGCTCTCGGTGGGCTTCCACGTGCGCGTCGACATCGCCGAGTCCGTCGAGGGGCACCCGGCCGTCGCCGCCGCGCCGCTCGGCCCGGACCCGCGCCTCGTGGACCTGCTCGCGGACCGCCTCGCCGAGGCCGGGCTGCGGGACGACGACGCCGTCGTGCTGGCCGCGGCCGGCTCGACCGACCCCGCGGCCGCGGTGGCGGTCGAGGCGGTCGGCTCGGGGCTCGCGGAGCGGCTCGGCCGCGGCGTGCACATCGGCTACGGCGCGGGCACGACGCCCCGCGTCCCGGAGGCCGTAGCAGCGGCGCGGGCCACCGGGGCGCCGCGCGTGGTCGTCGCCGCGTACCTGCTCGCGCCCGGCTTCTTCCACGACCGGGTGCTCGAGGCCGGTGGCGACGTCGTCAGCGCGCCGCTCGCCCCCGACGACCGGCTCGCCGCGATCGCGCTCGACCGGTACGCGGCGGCGTGCGCGCGGCTCGAGGCTCCTGCCGCGCGCTGA
- a CDS encoding alpha/beta hydrolase, which yields MPASRTTRHRALLVVLPLAALLGACGGADGGADGGADAGPTADAAPTGPRAIDTPDCVPSGARAVATGPEDEPVVVVTLGDGTNGLVFAPQSGDTYCEWVPTLEAYAAQGYTVTSFAWSGDAAASLRSAVEVLLGEGVDAYALVGSSVGAAISAALADDLEPAPAGVLALSPAAVSDAGSAASADSAYTGPLLVIGSAADNATAARRVARSDDPTTYLEIPGGAHGLAMLTTDSGPLVEERMSAFLAGLFAG from the coding sequence ATGCCCGCGTCCCGGACGACCCGCCACCGCGCCCTGCTCGTCGTGCTGCCGCTCGCGGCCCTCCTCGGCGCGTGCGGGGGAGCGGACGGCGGCGCGGACGGCGGCGCGGACGCGGGGCCGACCGCTGACGCCGCGCCGACCGGCCCCCGGGCGATCGACACACCCGACTGCGTGCCCTCGGGCGCGCGCGCGGTCGCGACCGGCCCCGAGGACGAGCCCGTCGTGGTCGTGACGCTCGGCGACGGCACGAACGGCCTGGTCTTCGCGCCGCAGTCCGGCGACACGTACTGCGAGTGGGTGCCGACGCTCGAGGCGTACGCGGCGCAGGGCTACACCGTGACGTCGTTCGCGTGGTCCGGCGACGCCGCGGCCTCGCTGCGCAGCGCCGTCGAGGTCCTGCTCGGGGAGGGGGTCGACGCCTACGCGCTCGTCGGGTCCTCGGTCGGCGCCGCGATTTCTGCGGCCCTCGCAGACGACCTCGAACCGGCGCCCGCGGGCGTGCTCGCGCTCAGCCCGGCCGCGGTGTCCGACGCGGGCTCCGCCGCCTCGGCGGACTCGGCGTACACAGGACCGCTCCTCGTGATCGGCAGCGCGGCGGACAACGCGACCGCGGCGCGCCGGGTCGCCCGCTCCGACGACCCGACGACGTACCTCGAGATCCCGGGCGGCGCGCACGGGCTGGCGATGCTCACGACCGACTCCGGGCCGCTGGTCGAGGAGCGCATGAGCGCGTTCCTCGCCGGGCTCTTCGCCGGATGA
- a CDS encoding NYN domain-containing protein translates to METPAPRTTYVLVDGENIDATLGSSILSGRPTPEQRPRWERVLDFAQRAWGGNAKGLFFLNASNGTMPMSFVQALVAIGFQPIPLAGESYEKVVDIGIKRTLTALADRPGDVLLASHDGDFTPEVEALLGTDRHVGLLAFREFTSSALAQLADRGLEVFDLETDVKAFNVQLPRLRIIPLDEFDPLRFL, encoded by the coding sequence ATGGAGACGCCGGCGCCGCGCACCACCTACGTCCTGGTCGACGGCGAGAACATCGACGCCACTCTCGGCTCGTCGATCCTCAGCGGTCGCCCGACCCCCGAGCAGCGTCCGCGCTGGGAGCGGGTGCTCGACTTCGCGCAGCGCGCGTGGGGCGGCAACGCGAAGGGGCTGTTCTTCCTCAACGCGTCCAACGGCACGATGCCGATGTCCTTCGTGCAGGCCCTCGTCGCGATCGGGTTCCAGCCGATCCCCCTCGCCGGCGAGAGCTACGAGAAGGTCGTCGACATCGGCATCAAGCGCACGCTCACGGCGCTCGCCGACCGGCCCGGGGACGTGCTCCTCGCGAGCCACGACGGCGACTTCACGCCCGAGGTCGAGGCCCTGCTCGGCACCGACCGCCACGTCGGGCTGCTCGCGTTCCGCGAGTTCACGAGCTCCGCGCTCGCCCAGCTCGCGGACCGTGGGCTCGAGGTGTTCGACCTCGAGACCGACGTCAAGGCGTTCAACGTCCAGCTCCCGCGCCTGCGGATCATCCCGCTCGACGAGTTCGACCCGCTGCGCTTCCTCTGA
- a CDS encoding FKBP-type peptidyl-prolyl cis-trans isomerase, translated as MRRRPVLASTVLAAALVLAGCGASEPESSLPTASGEFGDKPEITFPDAEPPAELTTDVISEGDGPEVTETDLIVADYLGQVWDGEVFDNSYDPKGEAEPQPLTISLGQLVPGWAKGLAGVKVGSRVLLSLPPEEGYGEEGNEQAGIEGTDTIVFVVDVLGSYSADASAEADAEPDAAAAASVAPQVTGELGSEATVTVPAGSPEPTEVVTTVLAEGTGEPVAEGQLIAQYSGVDWAGSSIGSSWEDGTPQAFPVSPDEPTFAGLVGVPLGSRVLLQIPSAEASPAIAVVIDLIDQP; from the coding sequence GTGCGCCGTCGCCCCGTCCTCGCGAGCACCGTCCTCGCCGCCGCCCTCGTCCTCGCCGGGTGCGGCGCGAGCGAGCCCGAGAGCTCGCTGCCGACCGCGAGCGGTGAGTTCGGCGACAAGCCCGAGATCACCTTCCCCGACGCCGAGCCCCCCGCGGAGCTCACGACCGACGTCATCTCGGAGGGCGACGGCCCTGAGGTCACCGAGACCGACCTCATCGTCGCCGACTACCTGGGTCAGGTCTGGGACGGCGAGGTCTTCGACAACTCCTACGACCCGAAGGGCGAGGCCGAGCCGCAGCCGCTCACCATCTCCCTCGGCCAGCTGGTCCCGGGCTGGGCCAAGGGGCTCGCGGGGGTCAAGGTGGGCAGCCGCGTGCTGCTCTCGCTGCCGCCCGAGGAGGGCTACGGCGAGGAGGGCAACGAGCAGGCGGGCATCGAGGGCACCGACACGATCGTCTTCGTGGTCGACGTGCTGGGCAGCTACAGCGCGGACGCGAGCGCCGAGGCCGACGCGGAGCCGGACGCCGCCGCCGCGGCCTCGGTCGCCCCGCAGGTCACCGGTGAGCTCGGCAGCGAGGCGACCGTGACCGTGCCGGCCGGGTCGCCCGAGCCGACCGAGGTCGTCACGACCGTGCTCGCCGAGGGCACGGGCGAGCCCGTCGCCGAGGGCCAGCTCATCGCCCAGTACTCGGGCGTCGACTGGGCCGGGTCGAGCATCGGCAGCTCGTGGGAGGACGGCACCCCGCAGGCGTTCCCCGTCTCCCCGGACGAGCCGACGTTCGCCGGCCTGGTCGGGGTGCCGCTCGGCAGCCGCGTCCTTCTGCAGATCCCGTCGGCCGAGGCCAGCCCGGCGATCGCGGTCGTCATCGACCTGATCGACCAGCCGTAG